Proteins from one Gimesia maris genomic window:
- a CDS encoding PIG-L deacetylase family protein: protein MKLNFEQERILAVVAHPDDAELLCAGTLARAQQDGAEIGICVLCQGDKGQPDPPRDNLVEVRQHEMHSAAKLINAELFLGEQPDGGLFDNLDLRGKLTEIMRQFSPTLVLSHSQSDYHVDHRTSSVITEAATWFSASAGNKTNSPALAKPPALWWMDTINMTSFEPHFYIDVSDYVETKVSMLNCHQSQLQRGKDSSFSPLQELMIQQCHARGQQSGVKAAEAFQTHSAWKRCAAW from the coding sequence ATGAAACTGAACTTCGAACAGGAACGAATACTTGCCGTGGTGGCCCATCCAGATGATGCCGAACTGTTATGTGCCGGGACACTGGCACGAGCACAACAGGATGGTGCTGAAATTGGAATCTGCGTACTCTGCCAGGGAGACAAAGGGCAACCCGATCCTCCGCGGGATAATCTGGTGGAGGTAAGACAACATGAAATGCATTCTGCAGCCAAATTAATTAACGCAGAACTCTTTTTAGGAGAGCAACCCGATGGTGGTCTGTTCGACAATCTTGATTTGCGTGGAAAACTGACTGAGATCATGCGGCAGTTTTCGCCGACACTCGTCTTAAGCCACTCTCAGTCGGACTATCATGTGGATCATCGGACCTCCTCAGTGATCACGGAAGCTGCGACCTGGTTCAGTGCCTCAGCCGGCAATAAAACTAATTCACCTGCCCTGGCAAAGCCACCCGCACTCTGGTGGATGGATACGATCAACATGACCTCATTTGAGCCCCACTTTTATATCGATGTTTCTGATTATGTGGAAACGAAAGTTTCAATGTTAAACTGTCATCAAAGTCAGCTGCAACGTGGGAAGGATTCCAGTTTCTCTCCACTACAAGAACTGATGATTCAGCAATGCCATGCGCGCGGCCAGCAATCAGGAGTGAAGGCGGCCGAAGCTTTTCAGACACATTCAGCATGGAAACGTTGTGCAGCATGGTGA
- a CDS encoding AAA family ATPase, with protein MPRLDLIKKTRVIRSPRVIQLEGMFDLPTEKTSRQQWAVDMPIEDDDWNVGLIVGPSGCGKTSIARECFKNEMVSDFNWFQQKSIIDSFPEEMGIKEITALLSSVGFSSPPNWLRPFHVLSNGEQFRVSIARALAELPGIVVIDEFTSVVDRTVARIGSFAVARTVRKREQKFVAISCHFDIIEWLDPDWIYFPATNQFQWRSERQSRPPVTLEIINVHRKAWELFRKHHYLDSTIQKSANCFVALMDGQPAAFTAVIHFPHRQSPSFREHRTVCLPDFQGIGIGNALSEYIASLYACRKKYTSVTGHPAMIQYRAKSKNWKMIRKPSVVSRQKGLEKNGKRSVASSHERITAGFLYCGPRREREAREFGLI; from the coding sequence ATGCCGCGCCTGGATCTCATAAAGAAAACACGGGTCATTCGCAGTCCGCGAGTGATTCAACTGGAAGGCATGTTTGATCTGCCAACTGAAAAGACCAGCAGGCAGCAGTGGGCAGTCGATATGCCAATCGAAGATGATGATTGGAATGTGGGGTTGATAGTCGGTCCTTCAGGTTGTGGAAAAACATCCATTGCCAGGGAATGTTTCAAGAATGAAATGGTCAGCGATTTTAACTGGTTCCAGCAGAAAAGCATTATCGACTCCTTTCCGGAAGAAATGGGGATCAAAGAGATCACTGCCCTGCTCTCTTCAGTCGGGTTTTCCTCGCCTCCCAACTGGTTAAGGCCCTTCCATGTGCTGTCAAACGGAGAGCAGTTTCGAGTCTCGATAGCGCGAGCGCTGGCTGAGCTGCCTGGGATAGTAGTCATTGACGAATTTACTTCCGTCGTTGATCGGACTGTCGCAAGAATTGGAAGTTTTGCTGTTGCCAGGACGGTTAGAAAACGGGAACAAAAATTCGTCGCCATCAGTTGTCATTTTGATATTATCGAATGGTTAGATCCAGACTGGATTTATTTTCCTGCGACCAATCAATTTCAATGGAGGTCTGAAAGGCAATCGCGACCTCCTGTTACACTCGAAATTATTAACGTGCATCGAAAAGCATGGGAATTGTTCCGCAAGCATCACTATTTAGATTCTACCATTCAGAAATCAGCAAATTGTTTTGTGGCATTAATGGATGGTCAGCCGGCAGCATTCACAGCGGTTATTCATTTTCCGCACCGTCAATCTCCTTCTTTTCGAGAACATCGTACTGTATGTCTTCCTGATTTTCAGGGAATAGGAATTGGCAACGCTCTTAGCGAATACATAGCCTCTCTCTATGCCTGCAGGAAAAAGTACACCAGTGTCACGGGGCATCCCGCCATGATTCAATATAGGGCAAAATCCAAAAATTGGAAAATGATTCGTAAACCTTCTGTTGTCTCTCGTCAGAAGGGGTTAGAAAAAAACGGAAAACGCTCTGTCGCATCCAGCCATGAGAGAATCACAGCAGGATTTCTATATTGTGGTCCCAGGCGTGAGCGGGAGGCACGGGAATTTGGGTTAATCTGA
- the tnpA gene encoding IS66 family insertion sequence element accessory protein TnpA, producing the protein MPISQPTQRADQRRNPDREAFWRQTISDRLQSGLSIRAFCEREGLSEPTYHYWRRELKKRDAENTVATSFLPIEVPRQPLPTPIEIVFSHGTTVRVGNGCDQTTLETVLAALEQRAC; encoded by the coding sequence ATGCCCATATCCCAGCCAACACAACGTGCCGATCAGCGGCGGAACCCGGACCGCGAAGCGTTCTGGCGACAAACAATTTCAGACAGGCTGCAGTCCGGACTTTCGATCCGTGCCTTCTGTGAGCGTGAGGGATTGAGCGAACCAACTTACCACTACTGGCGGCGGGAGCTGAAAAAACGCGATGCCGAGAACACAGTTGCAACATCCTTCCTGCCCATCGAGGTCCCTCGCCAGCCGCTTCCCACACCGATTGAAATCGTGTTCTCACACGGCACCACCGTTCGCGTTGGAAACGGCTGTGATCAAACCACGCTCGAAACCGTGCTCGCCGCGCTGGAGCAGCGCGCATGCTGA
- the tnpC gene encoding IS66 family transposase, which yields MNQKRSSLPSDVQSCHDMIHQLGETVGEQQREVEQLKHFIERLLRQRFGARSEKIAPNQMSLFDEPEAAEEATDPEDDEPPPTAVSAHRRHGGGRNKLPDHLPRERVEHDLTESEKLCPCCNQTRQRIGEISHEQLEFIPASLKVIEHVRFKYACRECEEHVALAPVPARPIAKSFAGPGLLSTILVGKYSDHLPLYRHESILSRNGVQLSRSTMSRWVLETAELLQPLTDLMKSRVLQSSVVHTDDTTIPVQDQRLSRTRTGRFWVYCGDAAHPYSVYDFTPNRERAGPQAFLKHFRGYLQADAYAGYEELYRSGRIHQVLCWAHARRKFYDARTVQPEAAHRALLFIQQLYAIEREAGELKLDLSQPADCERWWQHRRQLRQDKALPILETFCDWLTETARSLLPKSPVAVAMQYLLSRWSGFTRYCAEGILSIDNNLAERTLRPCAIGRKNYLFVGSDRGGQAAAVHYSLMASCKANEVEPFAYLRDVLARITDHAADRLEELLPDQWLKHHPEAHRPRRR from the coding sequence ATGAACCAGAAACGATCTTCACTGCCGAGCGACGTCCAGTCCTGTCACGACATGATTCACCAGCTGGGTGAGACCGTGGGAGAGCAACAGCGGGAAGTCGAGCAGCTCAAACATTTCATTGAGCGGCTGCTGCGACAACGCTTTGGCGCTCGTTCCGAAAAGATCGCTCCCAATCAAATGAGCCTGTTTGACGAACCCGAGGCTGCCGAGGAAGCTACCGACCCCGAGGACGATGAACCTCCTCCCACGGCGGTTTCCGCACATCGCCGTCATGGTGGTGGCCGTAACAAGCTGCCCGATCATCTGCCCCGGGAACGGGTAGAACATGACCTGACCGAATCGGAAAAACTCTGTCCCTGCTGTAATCAGACGCGACAGCGGATCGGAGAAATCAGCCACGAACAGCTGGAATTCATACCTGCCAGCCTGAAAGTAATCGAGCACGTACGTTTCAAATACGCGTGCCGGGAGTGTGAAGAGCATGTGGCGCTGGCTCCAGTTCCTGCCCGGCCGATTGCCAAAAGCTTCGCCGGCCCCGGCTTGCTCTCGACGATCCTGGTGGGGAAATACTCAGATCATCTCCCCCTGTATCGTCATGAATCCATTCTCAGCCGGAATGGCGTACAGCTTTCGCGAAGCACGATGAGCCGCTGGGTACTGGAAACTGCGGAATTACTGCAACCGCTGACTGATCTGATGAAAAGTCGCGTTCTGCAATCCAGTGTCGTGCATACGGACGATACAACGATTCCCGTCCAGGACCAACGGCTTTCCCGCACGCGGACCGGCCGGTTCTGGGTTTACTGCGGCGATGCCGCGCACCCGTATTCGGTCTATGATTTCACCCCGAACCGGGAACGCGCCGGTCCCCAGGCGTTTTTAAAACACTTTCGCGGTTATCTGCAGGCTGACGCGTATGCCGGCTACGAAGAGCTGTACCGCTCGGGCAGAATTCATCAGGTTTTATGTTGGGCACATGCGCGACGCAAGTTTTACGATGCGCGGACCGTGCAGCCGGAAGCCGCACACCGGGCATTATTGTTTATCCAGCAGTTATACGCGATTGAACGGGAAGCCGGCGAATTGAAATTGGATCTGTCACAGCCGGCGGACTGTGAACGCTGGTGGCAACACCGCCGACAGTTGCGACAGGACAAGGCGTTACCGATTTTGGAAACGTTTTGCGACTGGTTGACGGAAACCGCGCGCAGTCTGTTACCGAAAAGTCCGGTGGCAGTCGCGATGCAATATCTGTTAAGCCGCTGGTCCGGGTTTACGCGGTATTGTGCAGAGGGCATTCTGTCGATTGACAACAATCTGGCCGAACGCACCTTGCGTCCCTGTGCTATCGGCCGGAAGAATTATCTGTTCGTCGGCAGTGACCGGGGCGGCCAAGCCGCCGCCGTGCACTACAGTCTGATGGCCAGTTGCAAAGCAAACGAGGTAGAACCGTTTGCCTATCTGCGCGATGTGTTGGCACGGATCACCGATCACGCCGCCGATCGTCTGGAAGAACTGCTGCCGGACCAATGGCTGAAGCATCACCCGGAAGCCCACCGTCCCCGACGACGCTGA
- a CDS encoding STAS domain-containing protein encodes MATQEVPYHITKVDEHLKVQLMPDLNDSAWNELESLGDSLLTILKKEKNPTVIIDLSKLSYISSSLVAVVIQVWKLVDEQGGKTAILNQNEMVEEVLNISGLKKVWCIVPTEAEAINHLNQVMKQERIDRRRTFSMPILLGIVAVLSAVTCFALYVSDSLNLDPKMALAATVSFSVAGVLLGATALTDRRKYLRLLGVVVLICSLIVGGLGLYKLI; translated from the coding sequence ATGGCTACCCAAGAAGTCCCCTATCATATCACAAAAGTTGACGAGCACCTCAAAGTTCAGTTAATGCCTGATTTAAATGATTCGGCCTGGAACGAGCTGGAGTCTCTGGGCGATTCCCTCCTGACGATATTGAAGAAAGAGAAAAATCCAACAGTCATTATTGACTTATCAAAGTTGAGCTATATCAGCAGTTCCCTGGTCGCTGTTGTCATTCAAGTCTGGAAACTGGTTGATGAACAGGGTGGGAAAACCGCCATTCTCAATCAAAATGAAATGGTTGAGGAAGTGCTCAATATCTCTGGATTAAAAAAAGTCTGGTGTATTGTCCCCACAGAAGCGGAAGCCATAAATCACCTAAATCAAGTCATGAAACAGGAACGTATCGACCGTAGACGGACGTTCTCAATGCCCATTCTCCTAGGCATAGTAGCAGTCCTTTCTGCTGTTACCTGTTTTGCATTATATGTGAGTGACTCACTCAATCTTGATCCTAAGATGGCATTAGCAGCCACCGTATCTTTTTCAGTCGCGGGTGTTCTTCTGGGAGCAACGGCTCTAACTGATCGCAGAAAATATTTACGGCTATTAGGTGTAGTCGTTCTAATCTGCAGTCTCATCGTAGGTGGACTTGGTTTATACAAATTGATTTGA
- a CDS encoding GspE/PulE family protein, with protein sequence MSDSSAKPENKNEGRQQALQAELRELVDVVGPGPLVDLLMERAFQLQATDVHMDPLQDGLRLRLRVDGMLHDIIQLPKEAAASVISRLKLAANMDITERRLAQDGHINNQTLQNRRDIRVGSGPTIHGERLVLRLMPDHNRFTHFSELGLSERQTNEITKYCQAPYGMILSVGPVGSGKSTTIYSCLDHLNQPEMSLATIEDPVERRIEGVNQIQIDPKIGFSFAEALRGVLRQDPNVIMVGEIRDSETAHIAVRAGLTGIRVLSTLHSNDAVAAIDVFREFGIPSMFITDSLQGIISQRLVRCICEKCRTPYQPDAGACEYLNINADQLTDSKIARGTGCEHCFQTGYLGRTGIFETLGIRGELREAILRGMTQSEILTLASELGMTTMEESGKAKVLDGITTVQELHRVLV encoded by the coding sequence ATGTCAGATTCGTCAGCAAAACCCGAAAATAAAAACGAAGGACGCCAGCAGGCACTCCAGGCAGAACTGAGAGAACTGGTTGATGTTGTAGGTCCAGGTCCCCTGGTTGATTTATTGATGGAAAGAGCATTCCAGCTGCAGGCAACCGATGTCCACATGGATCCACTTCAAGATGGCTTACGTCTCAGGCTACGCGTTGATGGAATGCTTCATGACATCATTCAGTTACCCAAAGAGGCAGCGGCTTCAGTGATTTCCCGACTCAAATTAGCTGCAAATATGGATATTACCGAGCGACGACTGGCCCAAGATGGTCACATTAATAACCAGACATTACAGAATCGCCGTGATATTCGTGTGGGATCTGGCCCGACAATTCATGGTGAACGACTTGTGCTGAGACTGATGCCTGACCATAACCGCTTTACTCATTTCAGTGAACTGGGACTCAGTGAAAGGCAGACAAATGAGATCACAAAATATTGCCAGGCTCCTTATGGGATGATTCTGAGTGTAGGCCCGGTCGGTTCAGGTAAAAGTACGACTATCTACAGTTGCCTGGATCATCTCAATCAGCCTGAGATGAGCCTGGCTACCATCGAAGATCCTGTGGAACGTCGAATTGAAGGTGTGAACCAGATCCAGATCGACCCTAAAATTGGTTTCAGTTTCGCGGAAGCACTACGAGGCGTTCTCCGTCAGGACCCAAATGTGATTATGGTCGGAGAAATTCGTGATTCTGAAACGGCACACATTGCAGTGAGGGCAGGGCTAACCGGCATTCGTGTTCTTTCAACTTTACATTCTAATGATGCGGTAGCTGCCATCGATGTTTTCCGAGAATTTGGAATTCCTTCCATGTTTATCACTGACAGTCTGCAGGGCATCATCTCACAACGTCTGGTGAGATGCATCTGTGAAAAATGTCGTACTCCCTATCAACCTGATGCCGGTGCCTGTGAATACCTGAATATTAATGCCGACCAACTGACTGACTCAAAAATAGCCAGAGGTACTGGTTGTGAACATTGCTTTCAAACTGGCTATCTTGGCCGAACGGGAATTTTTGAAACATTGGGAATCCGGGGAGAGTTGAGAGAAGCGATTCTCCGCGGAATGACACAATCAGAAATTCTAACCCTGGCTTCTGAACTTGGGATGACTACTATGGAAGAATCAGGGAAAGCCAAGGTACTTGATGGAATTACGACTGTTCAGGAATTACACCGGGTTCTTGTTTGA
- a CDS encoding sulfatase-like hydrolase/transferase gives MLPESKSTNAVITNSGLSMNRILVNYRFAVLHHFILPGMFVFIHLFIPFSNRALGAISSEKPNVIIIFTDDQGSVDLNCYGAKDLITPHMDSIARRGIRFTQFYASAPVCSPSRAGMLTGRFPARAGVPGNVSSHHGKSGMPTEQITIAEMMQQAGYQTAHIGKWHLGYTPETMPHGQGFETSFGHMGGCIDNYSHFFYWNGPNRHDLWENGKEVWRDGAFFPDLMVEQCQDYIRKAGDKPFFLYWAINVPHYPLQGKEKWRKTYAHLSSPRDKYAAFVSTMDDCIGEVLATLDACQLREKTIIIFQSDHGHSHEERTFGGGGSAGPYRGAKFSLFEGGIRVPAMISWPGTIAEGEVRDQLATGCDWLPTISALTGAPLPAHHLDGKNLKAVIESSTAKSPHENFYWQIGKSWAIREGDWKLLGNPRDTSQQTPLGKENQIFLVDLSKDIGEKKNLATQFPEKVDHLKKIYIQYQKSLSE, from the coding sequence ATGCTGCCAGAGTCGAAATCTACTAATGCCGTTATTACAAACTCAGGGTTAAGTATGAACAGGATCTTGGTAAATTATCGTTTTGCAGTTCTCCATCATTTCATTTTGCCTGGAATGTTCGTCTTCATCCACCTATTCATACCATTCTCCAATAGAGCATTGGGAGCAATCAGTTCTGAAAAGCCGAACGTGATAATAATTTTTACGGATGATCAGGGATCGGTCGACCTGAACTGCTATGGAGCAAAAGATCTGATAACTCCTCATATGGATTCGATTGCTCGCAGGGGAATTCGTTTCACCCAGTTTTATGCATCAGCTCCCGTGTGTTCTCCTTCCCGAGCAGGGATGCTCACAGGCAGGTTTCCAGCCAGAGCGGGAGTTCCAGGAAATGTGTCATCACATCACGGCAAGAGTGGCATGCCGACTGAGCAGATCACGATTGCAGAGATGATGCAACAGGCAGGGTATCAAACTGCGCACATCGGAAAATGGCATCTGGGTTATACGCCAGAAACTATGCCGCATGGACAAGGTTTTGAGACCTCATTCGGGCACATGGGTGGTTGCATCGACAATTACTCGCACTTCTTTTATTGGAATGGTCCCAATCGACATGACCTATGGGAAAATGGTAAGGAGGTCTGGCGTGATGGTGCCTTCTTTCCGGATCTCATGGTAGAGCAATGTCAGGATTATATCCGAAAGGCAGGCGATAAACCTTTTTTTCTGTATTGGGCCATCAATGTTCCACATTATCCATTACAGGGAAAAGAAAAATGGAGAAAAACCTACGCTCACTTGTCTTCACCTCGAGATAAATATGCGGCATTTGTTTCAACCATGGATGACTGTATTGGTGAAGTATTAGCAACTCTCGATGCTTGCCAGCTACGAGAAAAGACAATTATTATTTTCCAGTCCGACCATGGGCACTCACACGAAGAACGGACATTTGGAGGAGGTGGTAGTGCGGGCCCCTATCGGGGAGCTAAATTCAGCCTGTTTGAGGGAGGAATTCGCGTCCCAGCCATGATCTCATGGCCGGGTACTATTGCTGAAGGAGAGGTGCGAGATCAACTGGCAACCGGATGTGACTGGCTACCTACCATTTCTGCCTTAACAGGTGCCCCACTGCCAGCTCATCACTTGGATGGCAAAAACTTAAAAGCAGTGATTGAATCAAGTACTGCAAAGAGCCCACATGAAAATTTTTACTGGCAGATTGGTAAAAGCTGGGCGATTCGTGAAGGTGACTGGAAATTACTGGGAAACCCGCGTGACACAAGCCAGCAGACTCCATTGGGAAAAGAAAATCAGATATTCCTGGTCGATCTCTCTAAAGATATCGGGGAAAAGAAGAATCTTGCCACCCAATTTCCAGAAAAGGTGGATCACCTCAAGAAGATTTACATTCAGTACCAGAAATCATTGTCTGAATAA
- a CDS encoding ParB N-terminal domain-containing protein produces the protein MKDRISSFRRIKASLLKRNAGNWREHTESQETALRAILNEVGFASACLVRDCKNGTYELIDGHLRADIAEDERVPCLILNVTKKEADKILATFDVVGTMAKTDQLALDRLIGTVSTESEALRNLLDSMKREKLEVQEMCEADDEAHLLVDSYRILINCENEAEQVALLKRFKKEGVTCRAWIS, from the coding sequence TTGAAAGATCGAATCAGCAGTTTCAGACGAATCAAAGCATCTCTTCTGAAAAGAAATGCCGGGAACTGGCGCGAGCATACAGAATCACAAGAAACGGCGTTACGAGCCATTTTAAATGAAGTGGGTTTTGCTTCCGCATGTCTGGTACGTGACTGTAAGAACGGGACTTACGAACTCATTGATGGGCATTTAAGGGCTGATATCGCAGAAGATGAACGAGTCCCCTGCCTGATATTGAATGTCACAAAAAAAGAAGCTGATAAAATTCTGGCGACCTTTGATGTCGTCGGTACGATGGCGAAAACAGATCAGCTTGCACTGGATCGACTGATCGGAACTGTATCGACGGAATCTGAAGCTTTACGCAACTTACTGGATTCCATGAAGCGTGAAAAACTCGAAGTGCAGGAAATGTGTGAAGCTGACGATGAGGCACACTTGCTGGTTGATTCATACCGAATCCTGATTAATTGTGAAAATGAAGCTGAGCAGGTTGCATTACTCAAGCGATTCAAAAAAGAAGGGGTCACATGCCGCGCCTGGATCTCATAA
- a CDS encoding transaldolase family protein — protein sequence MKLFLDSAITDEIKHSLEYWDVDGLTTNPKHVKNSGKPFLRVIEEIAELFAGTDKPVSVEIDPHLTDWEQMVEQGVKLSKISPNFVVKVGASEGGFKAIRELTQLGIRTNATLIFSVSQAWHAARAGAAFISPFIGWKEAYGDSTTTFILEVAEMLEHHEYDSQIIAAAIRNSRQIADVALAGAHCVTAGIAVYQESMQNPYTVHGEKIFQDAWDATPSEG from the coding sequence ATGAAGTTGTTTCTGGATAGCGCTATTACAGATGAGATCAAACACAGCCTTGAATATTGGGATGTGGATGGCCTGACTACCAATCCCAAACATGTTAAAAATTCTGGTAAGCCATTTTTAAGAGTGATTGAAGAAATTGCAGAACTTTTTGCGGGAACAGATAAACCGGTTAGTGTGGAAATTGATCCTCATCTCACTGACTGGGAGCAGATGGTGGAACAGGGAGTGAAGCTTTCAAAAATATCTCCAAACTTTGTCGTAAAAGTCGGCGCCAGCGAGGGAGGATTTAAAGCGATTCGGGAACTGACTCAATTGGGCATCAGAACAAACGCCACATTAATATTTTCAGTTTCTCAAGCCTGGCATGCCGCGCGTGCAGGTGCGGCGTTCATCAGCCCGTTCATCGGCTGGAAGGAAGCCTATGGCGATTCGACCACGACTTTCATACTGGAAGTTGCTGAAATGCTGGAGCATCACGAGTATGATTCGCAGATTATCGCAGCCGCCATTCGCAACAGTCGCCAGATCGCTGATGTTGCATTGGCAGGAGCTCATTGTGTGACAGCTGGCATTGCCGTATACCAGGAGAGTATGCAGAACCCTTACACAGTTCATGGAGAAAAAATATTTCAGGATGCCTGGGATGCGACACCTTCTGAGGGGTAG
- a CDS encoding alpha/beta fold hydrolase: MRALIAGSGPPLLLVHGFPLSHKMWLPQIEYFQSRHTVIAPDLRGFGESDISSGIVTMEQHARDLNSLLKELNIEDPVVFCGLSMGGYIAWEFWKHFADQLHALILCDTRADADSEEGVNNRLKMADLVLRHGPEAISTAMIPNLISESSQQKQPHISENLIAMIEAADSEGIAASQKGMAARSDYSNQIENIRIPTLFIVGSDDRLTPPEIMLRMSSQVPGSKYFEVGKVGHMAPMEAPEAVNREIDHFLTSSNF, from the coding sequence ATGCGAGCACTGATTGCAGGATCTGGACCTCCCCTGCTTCTCGTTCATGGCTTCCCTCTGAGCCACAAGATGTGGCTTCCTCAAATAGAGTATTTTCAATCCCGTCACACTGTAATCGCTCCCGATTTACGTGGATTTGGCGAATCAGATATTTCTTCCGGGATTGTAACCATGGAACAACATGCCCGGGACCTGAACTCGCTATTGAAGGAATTAAATATTGAAGATCCTGTTGTTTTTTGTGGACTCTCTATGGGAGGCTATATTGCCTGGGAATTCTGGAAGCATTTTGCTGATCAATTACACGCATTAATTCTGTGTGACACTCGAGCGGATGCTGACTCTGAAGAAGGTGTCAATAATCGGCTGAAGATGGCCGACCTTGTTCTCAGACACGGTCCCGAGGCGATTTCCACAGCCATGATTCCAAACCTGATCAGTGAATCCAGTCAACAAAAACAGCCACATATTTCTGAAAACCTTATTGCGATGATAGAAGCTGCAGACAGTGAAGGTATTGCTGCCAGTCAGAAAGGTATGGCAGCACGTTCCGATTATTCCAACCAGATTGAAAACATTCGTATTCCGACTCTATTCATCGTAGGGAGTGACGATCGTTTAACTCCCCCTGAAATAATGCTTCGGATGAGTTCGCAGGTACCTGGTTCAAAATATTTCGAAGTGGGGAAGGTCGGCCACATGGCTCCAATGGAAGCACCAGAAGCAGTGAACCGGGAAATAGATCACTTTCTTACCAGCTCGAATTTCTGA
- the tnpB gene encoding IS66 family insertion sequence element accessory protein TnpB (TnpB, as the term is used for proteins encoded by IS66 family insertion elements, is considered an accessory protein, since TnpC, encoded by a neighboring gene, is a DDE family transposase.), with amino-acid sequence MLNLPARIYFCTVPTDMRKSFDGLMRMTEAYLQQNVLDGGLFVFLNKKQDRIKLLYWDHDGLAIWYKRLEAGTYQRLSGPEGTHGLSLKSTDLALLLQGIDLTSVQRRKRYQISQKVST; translated from the coding sequence ATGCTGAATCTCCCGGCCCGAATTTATTTCTGCACGGTGCCCACTGATATGCGTAAAAGTTTTGACGGGCTGATGCGGATGACCGAAGCCTACCTACAGCAAAACGTACTCGACGGGGGACTGTTTGTATTTCTCAACAAAAAACAGGATCGAATCAAGCTGCTCTACTGGGACCACGATGGCCTGGCTATCTGGTACAAACGCCTGGAAGCGGGCACGTACCAGCGTCTCTCCGGCCCGGAAGGCACACACGGCCTATCTCTTAAATCTACCGATCTGGCGCTACTGCTGCAGGGCATCGACCTGACCAGCGTGCAGCGCAGAAAACGCTATCAGATTTCGCAAAAAGTATCGACTTAA
- a CDS encoding rhodanese-like domain-containing protein, whose product MAKNHSPRFLDIVNSAKSRVPECTVHDVKSRSDKGEDFILIDVREDHEFSKGRIPGAVHLGKGIIERDIEQLVPDTSTLLILYCGGGFRSALAADNLQTMGYNNVISMDGGFSGWKAAEYEIETE is encoded by the coding sequence ATGGCTAAAAATCATTCACCTCGTTTTCTGGATATCGTAAATTCTGCCAAGTCACGCGTGCCGGAATGCACGGTCCACGATGTGAAATCACGCAGTGATAAAGGAGAAGACTTTATTCTGATTGATGTCCGGGAAGACCATGAATTCAGTAAAGGTAGAATCCCTGGCGCGGTTCATTTAGGTAAGGGAATCATTGAACGAGATATTGAACAACTGGTTCCTGATACATCCACACTTTTAATTCTCTACTGCGGTGGAGGTTTTCGCTCAGCGTTGGCAGCCGACAATCTGCAAACGATGGGATACAATAACGTGATCTCAATGGATGGTGGATTCAGTGGCTGGAAAGCCGCTGAATATGAAATTGAAACGGAATGA